The Prochlorococcus sp. MIT 1300 genome has a window encoding:
- a CDS encoding pitrilysin family protein, whose amino-acid sequence MDLFQKPLARSIQGPNLQEWSLSNGTTCVLASMPDAPLTCLDLWCKAGSAKELPGEEGLAHFLEHMVFKGSQNLAAGEFDFAIEALGGSSNAATGFDDVHFYVLVPPDGAVKALELLLNLVLKPQLNENAYSIEREVVLEEIAQYRDQPDEQVIQKLLQSCWPNHPYGRAILGQRESLIKSNPKQMRSFHQNHYVGPNICLSIAGSIPHNIKELISNSPLSTLSSQKEDNADQKNPRNLTFRKGRQEIFIPRLESSRLLIAWPMPAANNQEMIMGADIATSLLAEGRRSRLVQHLREDLQIVESIDMDITVLEQGSLVVLEACLMENHLEELEKEITLILKKALESSLEEKELLRATQLVRNGLCFNLEAPSQVAAISGNQSLWNRHQALLEPLKQINEWSGEALQKRIFPLLQPEMGFILIARPTKEKP is encoded by the coding sequence ATGGACCTTTTCCAAAAACCTCTGGCAAGATCCATCCAAGGACCAAACCTACAAGAGTGGTCACTTTCAAACGGTACTACCTGCGTTCTCGCTTCAATGCCAGACGCCCCTTTGACATGTCTAGACCTGTGGTGCAAAGCAGGAAGCGCAAAAGAGCTTCCTGGAGAGGAAGGCCTAGCTCATTTCCTTGAGCACATGGTGTTCAAGGGCAGTCAAAATCTGGCTGCTGGAGAATTTGATTTTGCAATCGAAGCACTTGGTGGGAGCAGTAATGCCGCTACTGGCTTTGATGATGTTCATTTTTACGTACTTGTACCTCCTGATGGTGCAGTTAAGGCATTAGAACTTCTACTAAACCTTGTCCTGAAACCTCAACTAAATGAAAATGCTTATTCAATCGAAAGAGAAGTCGTTCTAGAAGAGATTGCTCAATATAGAGACCAACCTGACGAGCAAGTAATCCAAAAACTACTTCAAAGTTGTTGGCCAAATCACCCGTACGGGAGAGCAATCCTTGGACAAAGAGAAAGTCTTATAAAAAGTAATCCAAAACAAATGAGAAGCTTTCACCAGAATCACTATGTTGGCCCAAATATTTGTCTTTCAATAGCTGGATCTATTCCTCATAATATTAAGGAGCTAATCTCAAATAGTCCTCTAAGTACTCTTTCCAGTCAAAAGGAAGATAATGCTGATCAAAAAAATCCAAGAAATCTAACATTTAGGAAAGGGAGACAAGAAATATTTATTCCCAGACTCGAGTCTTCAAGATTGCTAATAGCTTGGCCCATGCCAGCTGCAAATAATCAGGAAATGATTATGGGTGCAGATATTGCCACTTCCCTATTGGCCGAAGGCAGAAGAAGTCGGCTAGTTCAACATTTAAGAGAAGACCTACAAATAGTTGAATCGATAGACATGGATATAACTGTTTTAGAGCAAGGCAGCCTTGTTGTACTTGAAGCATGCTTAATGGAGAACCATTTGGAAGAACTTGAGAAGGAGATTACACTTATTCTTAAAAAAGCCCTCGAATCATCTCTTGAAGAGAAAGAATTGCTAAGAGCCACCCAACTAGTAAGAAATGGGCTCTGCTTCAACCTAGAGGCACCTAGCCAAGTTGCTGCAATTTCTGGAAATCAATCTCTTTGGAATCGCCATCAAGCTTTGTTAGAGCCCCTTAAACAAATCAATGAATGGTCTGGAGAGGCTTTGCAAAAAAGAATTTTTCCGTTACTTCAACCTGAGATGGGTTTCATTCTCATTGCAAGGCCGACAAAAGAAAAGCCATGA
- a CDS encoding pitrilysin family protein → MSTLKILLDPRKTPGIIAAKLLLRGGSSADPFNQRGAHQLLGSLLSRGCGPYDNIALADLVEGCGAGLRCDINEDGILISLKCAKSDAKRLLPLLGWMVIEPHLETDQIKLERELSLQALHRQKENPFQIAFDGWRCNAYGNAPYGHDPLGFKEELSKLKRKQLKPLANELQLTSSVLTLSGSLNEDFANQVKSLDPFPSWPNIMKKNELKTISLNNSLFNLTVENQPRISLHPEETEQVFILMGQPTVPHGTKEDLPLRLLDCYIGSGMSSVLFKCLREDHGVAYDVGVHHPIRHGPAPFVIHASTSEDKALLSLKLLSEIWWNLTSNKINEQNLELSRSKFRGQLAHSNQTCAQRAERMAQLKLLGLSNDFDAQTLKAIEQLETTDLQNAAKKYLQKPFLSLCGPPKTLETLSNYWSTMI, encoded by the coding sequence ATGAGCACTCTCAAAATATTGCTAGACCCAAGGAAAACTCCTGGAATCATTGCAGCAAAGCTCTTACTTAGAGGAGGCAGTAGTGCTGATCCTTTTAACCAAAGAGGTGCCCATCAATTACTAGGATCACTGTTAAGCAGAGGTTGTGGACCTTATGACAACATTGCGTTAGCTGACTTAGTAGAAGGCTGCGGCGCAGGACTGAGGTGCGACATAAATGAAGACGGAATATTGATTAGCCTCAAATGTGCAAAAAGTGATGCAAAACGACTTCTGCCTCTTCTTGGTTGGATGGTTATAGAACCACATTTAGAGACGGATCAAATCAAACTCGAAAGAGAACTTAGTCTTCAAGCCCTACATCGACAAAAAGAAAACCCATTTCAAATTGCTTTCGATGGTTGGCGTTGTAATGCATATGGGAATGCTCCCTATGGTCATGATCCTTTGGGGTTTAAAGAAGAGTTAAGCAAGCTAAAGCGCAAGCAACTTAAGCCACTAGCCAATGAACTTCAATTGACTTCATCAGTCCTTACTTTATCAGGATCATTAAATGAAGATTTTGCCAATCAAGTAAAAAGCCTTGATCCTTTTCCAAGTTGGCCAAATATAATGAAAAAAAACGAGCTAAAAACAATTTCTTTAAATAATTCACTTTTTAATTTAACTGTAGAAAATCAACCAAGAATCTCCCTTCACCCAGAAGAAACAGAACAAGTTTTTATTCTTATGGGACAACCCACAGTTCCACATGGAACTAAAGAGGATCTTCCATTAAGACTCCTTGATTGTTATATTGGCTCAGGCATGTCCAGTGTATTGTTTAAATGTTTAAGAGAAGATCACGGTGTGGCCTATGATGTAGGAGTCCATCACCCTATAAGACATGGTCCAGCTCCTTTCGTAATACACGCTTCAACAAGTGAAGACAAAGCTCTTCTATCATTAAAACTTTTAAGTGAAATATGGTGGAACTTAACCTCTAATAAGATCAATGAACAGAATTTAGAACTGAGCCGTTCTAAATTCAGAGGCCAATTAGCCCACAGCAATCAAACATGCGCACAAAGAGCCGAACGAATGGCCCAATTGAAGTTATTGGGCCTATCTAATGACTTTGATGCTCAAACTTTAAAAGCTATAGAACAATTGGAAACAACAGACCTTCAAAACGCAGCAAAAAAGTATCTTCAAAAACCATTTCTAAGTCTCTGTGGACCTCCCAAGACTCTTGAAACGCTTTCTAATTATTGGAGCACAATGATCTAG
- a CDS encoding HlyD family efflux transporter periplasmic adaptor subunit: MAPMVLSSCVLGPEANRSANETEIVEPLPLTAVAALGRLEPAGEVRRLAAPVSGFGGTPRVAVLNVQEGDEVKKGQTLAVFDNRPQILADLAGIRARLRTIEIEILMKEREVSRYELSAQQGGTPLVVFESKQDELIKLEGKRQESFAKLTGLEADLADSELKTPIDGVVLRIHTRAGERPGINGVLEVGANKTMEALIEVYESDVNRVKFGQEVTMISENGGFKGILKGRVERISPQVRQRNVLSTDPTGDADARIVEVRVSLDPSSSALVTHLTGMKVIARFKPS, translated from the coding sequence ATGGCCCCTATGGTCCTTTCTAGTTGTGTATTGGGTCCCGAAGCAAATAGAAGTGCTAACGAAACTGAAATAGTTGAGCCTCTTCCACTGACGGCTGTCGCTGCACTCGGGAGGTTGGAGCCAGCTGGAGAGGTACGCCGACTGGCCGCACCAGTTAGTGGTTTTGGTGGAACTCCTCGAGTTGCTGTTTTAAATGTTCAAGAAGGTGATGAGGTTAAGAAAGGGCAAACACTTGCTGTTTTTGACAACAGGCCTCAAATCCTCGCGGATTTGGCTGGTATTCGCGCACGTTTGAGAACTATTGAGATTGAGATTCTTATGAAGGAACGTGAGGTAAGTCGGTATGAATTGTCTGCTCAACAAGGAGGCACACCATTAGTTGTATTTGAATCAAAGCAAGATGAATTAATTAAGTTAGAAGGTAAGAGACAAGAGTCTTTCGCAAAGTTAACTGGTTTAGAGGCAGATTTGGCTGATAGTGAATTAAAAACACCTATAGATGGTGTTGTACTTAGAATCCATACCCGAGCGGGAGAGAGACCAGGTATTAATGGTGTTCTAGAAGTTGGAGCAAATAAAACAATGGAAGCATTAATTGAGGTGTATGAGTCAGACGTAAACAGGGTTAAATTTGGTCAGGAAGTAACTATGATTAGTGAAAATGGAGGCTTTAAAGGCATCCTCAAAGGCCGCGTAGAAAGGATTAGTCCACAAGTACGTCAAAGGAATGTTTTGTCTACTGATCCGACTGGAGATGCAGATGCAAGAATTGTTGAAGTTCGTGTAAGCCTTGACCCTTCATCATCAGCTTTAGTTACTCATCTCACAGGTATGAAGGTAATAGCTCGCTTTAAGCCATCGTGA
- a CDS encoding glycosyltransferase family A protein → MFISVVIPTYNRLPILKKCLYALEHQRSHAEIENYEIIVVDDGSSDGTQEWLRSCSENFPHLRLFQQEHSGPAQGRNRGVDQASGDVIVFIDSDLVVTSSFLEFHALALKQSWKLNGNRNCFTYGSVINTSNFQSPTSEPYKLNDLSWAYFATGNVAICKKLLIRSGLFDTTFSLYGWEDLELGERLRKMGVKLVRCPKAVGYHWHPPLSLEQIPGLIRVELERAKMGLIFYRKHPTFRVRFIIQFTWLHFCLWELLTLFGLINERSLRPLLAFLIRRGRPGLAMELLRLPLNRICVRQIFREASLLRMRRVDNLIN, encoded by the coding sequence ATGTTTATAAGCGTCGTTATACCTACTTACAATCGGTTGCCTATCCTTAAGAAGTGTCTTTATGCCTTGGAGCATCAGAGATCTCATGCAGAGATAGAAAATTACGAAATTATTGTTGTAGATGATGGTTCAAGCGATGGAACGCAAGAGTGGTTAAGAAGTTGTTCAGAGAATTTTCCTCATCTTCGTCTTTTTCAACAGGAGCATTCAGGCCCAGCTCAAGGTCGAAATCGTGGCGTTGACCAAGCATCAGGTGATGTAATTGTTTTTATTGATAGTGATTTGGTTGTGACAAGTTCTTTTCTAGAATTCCATGCGCTGGCCCTTAAGCAAAGTTGGAAGCTCAACGGAAATCGTAATTGCTTTACCTATGGATCAGTAATTAATACCTCTAACTTTCAATCTCCTACTTCTGAACCTTATAAATTGAATGATCTTTCATGGGCTTATTTTGCAACTGGAAATGTTGCTATCTGCAAGAAATTATTAATTCGCTCTGGCCTTTTCGATACAACATTTAGCCTTTATGGTTGGGAAGATTTGGAACTTGGTGAACGGTTGCGGAAAATGGGGGTAAAGCTAGTACGTTGTCCCAAAGCTGTCGGATATCATTGGCATCCTCCATTAAGTCTTGAACAGATTCCTGGCTTGATAAGAGTCGAACTTGAAAGAGCTAAAATGGGACTTATTTTTTATCGAAAACACCCCACTTTTAGAGTTCGTTTCATTATTCAGTTCACCTGGCTACATTTTTGCCTTTGGGAATTACTCACTCTTTTTGGCTTGATAAATGAAAGGAGTCTTAGACCCTTACTTGCCTTTTTGATCAGAAGAGGTAGGCCAGGACTTGCCATGGAGCTTTTGCGACTCCCTTTAAACAGGATTTGTGTCCGTCAGATCTTTAGGGAAGCATCACTACTAAGGATGCGTAGAGTCGATAATTTGATAAATTAA
- the tsf gene encoding translation elongation factor Ts: protein MAEVSAKLVKELRDKTGAGMMDCKKALGETGGDATKAVEWLRQKGIASAEKKSGRIAAEGAVGSYIHTGARVGVLLELNCETDFVARGELFQGLLRDISMQVAACPNVEYVSTDQIPNEVVEKEKSIEMGRDDLSGKPDQMKVKIVEGRIAKRLKELALMEQPFIRDGSMSVAELVKQVAGQIGENIQVRRFTRYTLGEGIEIEKVDFATEVASMTAA, encoded by the coding sequence ATGGCCGAAGTATCAGCCAAGCTTGTCAAAGAACTGCGTGACAAAACAGGCGCAGGAATGATGGATTGCAAAAAAGCCCTAGGTGAAACTGGTGGTGATGCAACCAAAGCCGTGGAGTGGTTAAGACAGAAAGGCATTGCAAGTGCAGAAAAGAAATCAGGGCGGATTGCTGCCGAAGGAGCTGTTGGCAGTTATATCCATACTGGTGCACGGGTGGGGGTGCTTTTAGAACTAAATTGTGAAACAGATTTTGTTGCCCGAGGAGAACTGTTCCAAGGCCTGCTGAGAGATATATCAATGCAGGTCGCTGCATGCCCGAATGTTGAATACGTCTCTACTGACCAGATTCCGAATGAAGTGGTTGAAAAAGAGAAGTCTATTGAAATGGGGAGAGATGATTTGTCCGGCAAACCTGATCAGATGAAGGTAAAAATTGTTGAAGGAAGGATTGCTAAGAGATTGAAAGAACTTGCATTAATGGAACAACCTTTTATTCGGGATGGTTCAATGTCAGTTGCGGAACTTGTGAAACAAGTTGCAGGTCAGATAGGAGAGAACATTCAAGTTCGTCGTTTCACTCGATATACCTTGGGAGAAGGAATTGAAATTGAGAAAGTTGACTTCGCTACTGAAGTAGCTTCTATGACAGCAGCCTGA
- a CDS encoding ATP-binding cassette domain-containing protein, with protein MKRQVLQSLSLEVAPGEVVLLTGPSGCGKTTLLTLIGALRKVQKGKLFVLGKDVRGLGRRGRQGLRRNIGMIFQGHNLLRCLTAEQNVQMGADLLKGFSYRARRDQAREWLRVVGLEDQLNKLPHDLSGGQKQRVAIARALAARPKLLLADEPTAALDSVTGREVVDLLKKLAKEQGSAVLMVTHDPRIQGVADRLLKMEDGRLASTF; from the coding sequence ATGAAACGTCAAGTGCTTCAATCGTTGAGCTTGGAGGTGGCGCCAGGGGAGGTCGTATTACTTACTGGACCTTCTGGCTGTGGTAAGACAACACTTTTGACTTTGATAGGAGCATTGCGAAAAGTCCAAAAAGGGAAACTTTTTGTTTTAGGTAAAGATGTACGAGGTCTTGGACGTAGAGGGCGTCAAGGCTTAAGGAGAAATATTGGCATGATTTTTCAGGGTCATAATCTTTTGCGATGTTTGACTGCAGAGCAAAATGTCCAAATGGGCGCAGACTTACTTAAGGGCTTTAGCTACAGAGCAAGACGAGATCAGGCTCGTGAATGGTTGAGAGTGGTTGGTTTGGAAGACCAGTTAAATAAGCTCCCTCATGATCTTTCCGGAGGGCAGAAGCAAAGGGTAGCGATCGCAAGGGCATTAGCAGCGCGTCCAAAGCTCCTTTTGGCAGATGAACCTACCGCCGCTTTGGATAGTGTTACGGGAAGAGAAGTGGTTGATTTGTTGAAAAAACTAGCTAAAGAACAAGGCTCTGCAGTGCTTATGGTCACCCATGACCCCAGGATCCAAGGGGTTGCTGATAGGTTGTTAAAAATGGAAGATGGTCGACTTGCCTCCACTTTTTAG
- the devC gene encoding ABC transporter permease DevC has protein sequence MKFGFLQRRRIPLAWLLLTRQPLRLLVALAGISFAGILMFMQLGFRDGLFDASVTVHRLFDADLVLMSPRSMSSISMSGFPRRRLVQAMAHDDVVGITPVNWNFLLWRNPETLSTRSLLALGFEPDDPLFIDPNLALKARTLTNPGRVLFDELSRQEFGPVADWFRRGKIVETELAGKRVRVSGLVKLGPSFGADGNVLTSRETFLQLLPTTPPGSIELGLVRLRKGTDPESVAQTLKASLPEDVSVFTRQAFIEFEKNYWRTSTSIGFIFSLGAAMGFVVGSVIVYQILYSDVSDHLPEYATLMAMGYQLKTLLGVVAREGVLLAIMGYVPAYAAGQGLYALVRSSTKLPVAMDFSRATLVFLLILIMCMCSAMLAMRRLIDADPAEIF, from the coding sequence GTGAAGTTTGGTTTTTTGCAAAGACGAAGAATTCCTCTCGCTTGGCTTTTACTTACTAGGCAGCCCTTAAGGCTTTTGGTCGCTTTGGCTGGAATTAGCTTTGCAGGAATATTGATGTTTATGCAGTTGGGATTTAGAGACGGACTTTTTGATGCAAGTGTAACTGTTCACCGCTTATTTGATGCTGACTTAGTTCTAATGAGTCCTAGGTCCATGAGCTCAATAAGTATGAGTGGTTTTCCGAGAAGAAGGCTTGTGCAAGCCATGGCTCATGATGATGTTGTAGGTATAACTCCTGTTAATTGGAATTTTCTTCTTTGGCGTAACCCAGAAACTTTGTCAACACGATCTCTTTTAGCACTAGGTTTTGAGCCGGATGATCCTTTGTTTATTGATCCGAACCTTGCCTTGAAAGCAAGGACTCTTACTAACCCAGGAAGAGTCCTTTTTGATGAGCTTTCAAGGCAGGAGTTCGGGCCAGTAGCTGATTGGTTTCGTCGAGGCAAGATTGTTGAGACTGAGTTGGCAGGTAAAAGAGTTCGAGTGTCTGGCTTGGTCAAATTGGGACCTTCTTTTGGTGCTGATGGAAATGTATTGACTAGTCGAGAGACTTTTCTTCAATTATTGCCAACTACACCACCAGGAAGTATTGAACTTGGCTTAGTCAGGCTAAGAAAAGGAACAGACCCAGAGAGTGTTGCGCAAACTCTTAAAGCAAGTTTGCCTGAAGATGTAAGTGTGTTTACTCGTCAAGCTTTTATTGAATTTGAGAAAAATTATTGGAGGACTAGTACATCAATTGGGTTTATTTTTAGCTTGGGGGCTGCTATGGGTTTTGTTGTTGGCTCTGTAATCGTTTATCAGATTTTATATTCTGACGTAAGTGATCATTTGCCAGAGTATGCCACCCTTATGGCTATGGGCTATCAATTAAAAACTTTATTAGGAGTGGTTGCTAGAGAAGGGGTTTTGTTAGCAATTATGGGGTATGTCCCTGCATATGCTGCTGGACAAGGATTGTATGCATTAGTAAGAAGCTCGACTAAGCTTCCAGTTGCGATGGATTTCTCTAGGGCAACATTGGTATTCCTTTTAATATTAATTATGTGTATGTGTTCTGCAATGCTTGCTATGCGTAGGTTAATAGATGCAGACCCTGCAGAGATTTTCTAG
- the rpsB gene encoding 30S ribosomal protein S2 encodes MAVVTLSEMMEAGAHFGHQTRRWNPKMSRYIYCARNGVHIIDLVKTAVCMNSAYKWTRSAARSGKRFLFVGTKKQASEVVAIEASRCGASYVNQRWLGGMLTNWSTMKARIDRLKDLERMESSGAIAMRPKKEAAVLRRELERLQKYLGGLKGMRRLPDVVVLVDQRRETNAVLEARKLDIPLISMLDTNCDPDLCEVPIPCNDDAVRSVQLVLGRLADAINEGRHGSNDQRGHGSDN; translated from the coding sequence ATGGCTGTTGTCACTCTCTCCGAGATGATGGAGGCTGGTGCTCACTTTGGGCATCAGACCAGAAGATGGAACCCAAAGATGTCTCGTTACATCTATTGCGCACGCAATGGAGTTCACATCATTGATCTTGTTAAGACTGCTGTTTGCATGAACAGCGCTTACAAGTGGACTCGATCTGCTGCTCGTAGCGGAAAGAGATTTTTGTTTGTTGGAACTAAAAAGCAGGCTTCTGAAGTTGTTGCAATTGAGGCATCTCGTTGTGGAGCCTCCTACGTAAACCAGCGCTGGTTAGGTGGCATGCTTACTAATTGGTCAACTATGAAGGCTCGGATTGACCGTTTAAAAGACCTAGAAAGGATGGAATCCAGTGGCGCTATTGCTATGCGCCCTAAGAAAGAAGCCGCTGTTCTTCGAAGAGAACTAGAGAGACTCCAAAAATATCTCGGTGGCTTGAAAGGAATGCGACGTCTTCCTGATGTTGTGGTCTTGGTTGATCAGCGTCGTGAGACAAATGCAGTCTTAGAAGCTCGCAAGTTGGACATCCCTCTTATTTCCATGTTGGATACCAACTGTGATCCCGATCTTTGCGAAGTTCCTATCCCTTGTAATGATGATGCAGTTCGCTCTGTTCAACTTGTTCTGGGCAGATTAGCTGACGCAATTAATGAAGGGCGCCATGGATCTAATGATCAACGCGGTCATGGAAGTGACAATTAA
- a CDS encoding phycocyanobilin:ferredoxin oxidoreductase gives MDLARGFWKRSILIPVASVLASSEISCDGFHPFLASMAKRIKLRRDTFPELLPIDLPTEFKDVSGTLDGEELIIFNEVHCCLGLRKLHLEMAKMGSGLQILHCVFFPEPSFDLPIFGVDLVAGPSGISAAIVDLSPVGAKLPGEIRVALESLRVPSFKNVRQLPSWGSIFSSFVCFIRPSSPKEEDSFLAVVDSYLFILRSALVKTAADSVDDASTIQRHKGQLLYCLQQKRNDKTRSVLANAFNPLWADRYIERILFDNPPPLKKH, from the coding sequence ATGGATCTTGCCAGAGGTTTTTGGAAAAGGTCCATTCTGATCCCTGTTGCAAGCGTGTTGGCTTCTTCTGAAATCAGTTGCGATGGATTTCACCCTTTCTTGGCATCCATGGCTAAGAGGATCAAACTTCGCAGGGACACGTTTCCTGAGCTATTACCAATAGATTTACCTACTGAGTTTAAAGATGTTTCAGGTACCCTTGATGGTGAGGAATTGATCATATTTAATGAGGTTCATTGCTGTCTGGGTCTTCGTAAACTGCATCTTGAAATGGCCAAGATGGGTTCCGGGCTTCAAATTTTGCATTGCGTCTTTTTCCCAGAGCCAAGTTTTGATTTGCCAATTTTTGGAGTTGATCTAGTCGCAGGACCTTCTGGAATATCTGCTGCAATTGTTGACCTTTCTCCTGTAGGCGCAAAATTACCGGGCGAGATCAGAGTGGCTCTGGAATCACTAAGAGTGCCTTCGTTCAAGAATGTGAGGCAGTTGCCTTCGTGGGGATCAATTTTTTCAAGCTTTGTTTGTTTTATTAGACCTTCTTCTCCTAAAGAGGAGGATTCGTTTTTGGCCGTTGTGGACAGTTATTTGTTCATACTCAGGTCTGCTCTGGTTAAGACTGCTGCAGATTCAGTTGATGATGCATCTACTATTCAGCGGCATAAGGGTCAGCTTCTGTATTGCCTTCAACAGAAACGCAACGACAAAACCAGAAGTGTTCTTGCAAACGCTTTCAATCCTCTATGGGCGGATCGCTATATAGAACGAATTTTGTTCGACAACCCACCTCCTTTAAAGAAACACTGA